The sequence below is a genomic window from Takifugu flavidus isolate HTHZ2018 chromosome 11, ASM371156v2, whole genome shotgun sequence.
GATTACACATGTGAAGGGGTTTATTTAACAGAAGGAGGTTTAGAAGATGTGACACACCAAAAACTAAAGCGACAGAGAGACTGGTGGAGAGGCGAGGAGTCTCGTTGCTATGGTGAGGTACAGACTGATGGATGACCTGGAGAGGCAGAGATTTGTGTTGGGACAAAGAGGAACGTAAAGATGGTAAAAGGATGATAAAGATGAAGCAatcagacagagaagaagaaagggaaaatgaagccctgcagtgtgtgtgtgtgtgtgtgtgtgtgtgtgtgtgtgtgtgtgtgtgtcctagtTGCTACATACTGACAAACAAATTCTGCATTCTAATAGCTAATTGAGTCTTTTTGGGATTTAAGACATTCGCTGGTCCTCActgttaagacatggttttaaggttaagaTCGGGGTCAGGGCTCAGGTTTGGGAGTTAGTTGGGAGGGTTAGAGGTGGGGAATGCATTAGGTCTACAAAAAGTACTCACAAAAATGAAGTGcaagggtgagtgtgtgtcttgTTCTACATGCTACATAATGAGGACCACCTACAGAGTGAGGACCTTTTTGGGAAGAAAAGATATTGACTGGTCCTTGAAGGGCAAAGGTCATTTTTGGGGTTAGGACTTGGTTTTAAgattagaattgggtttaggttaggctTAGGCAAGGAACTGGCGAATGTCCTATGTCTATTAAAGTCCCTacaaaaataagacaaaaagaATAGAAAGTCCAATCTCCATGTCCAGACACAGGACTCAATCAGACCTCGATATCTGACCAGAGGGGCTGTTACATTTGTAGGTAAGCTGGCTGGTTCAGtgcctgaggaggaagaggaggaaccaaACCAGAGCGACTGATCCGAAGCAGGTGTCTCTGCAAACAAACGGCAGCTGGTTGGTGTCTTGGCCAAAAGAAGCGACTCTGGTGCCCATTTTGGGTGTGGAAcatcaggaggaggtgtggatAATTAGGAGAAACCGTGCAGGTCTGATAACAGACCGCAGTTTGATTACACAATGACTCATCTCAATCATCTCTCTGTATGTTATCCATATTCCTGGTTGTCCTGATTTTGATATGAAAAATAAACTTAGAAATGCTGTCAGATTTCTACTGGAAAATTAAACAAAGAGTCCGTTCATTTAAGTCCTAATTTTAAGTTACAAATTGTATTTACTCACAATACTGCAACGTTTTTATACACATATTAGTGCTTTGTAGAGTAGTTTTACAGCAGTTTAGTGATTTGTTTAAAGTTAAATCACTTTTTCGCAATTTAGAATCACGTGACCACCGTGAGTGTTTTTTTCATTGTTCAGTGCcgttgtgggcgtggcctgacAGCAATCCATTTCATTATTAAAAAGCCTTAGTTATTAAAGGATGATCATTTTTGTCGCTGTACTGTTTTCTGATGATTTCCTGAAATTATGTCATATTAATTTTCCACCACGCAACATTTGTTAATCATGCTTTTCATCTTTCAGGTTACATTTCTGTCATCATACTGTTGTGATTCATGTTTGAATTAAAGGTTATTCTACAACGCTGAACTTTTTAGATGAATCTTTATCACAGAGAAAGGAAATCTGCCGTCACACAGACACCCGCAAAAACAAGTTCATCGTCGTTGGGGTGCGgctaaaatataaaataaaaattgaacGAAGATGTTTCTTTAATGCAACATTTTTCAAGGACACGTTTTGAacttttttggttttggaggtTTGCTTCCATCTTCTGGTCGTTCAGCTGTATTGCATGAAGGCGCCGTGGCCGATAAATATTTGTTGCTAATTTGGGGGAAGGAGTCATTGTAACTTGATACATTATATGTTATGGATCCATGTTGCCACATTTCTTTTGTAGCCCCCAAAACAGGCAAATTGGTCCTTGGTCCAGAGCTCTCACCCGGCGAGTCGAGAGGGATGTTTTGAATTTTCTTGCTGTTTTTGATGCCATAGTTGCCTTAGATGATCAATCTAGCGGTTGATCTTTTTCCCatcctgcagaaaataaaaggttCTGTCATTTATTGCTCCGGAGCTTGGCAACAGCTCACCGTGCCAAAGATAGGCGTGATGACGTCGGTGCCGGCGTCACCCGGGCTTTGCGGATGTTGAAAGGATAATTAGCTGGGGGCTGAAAAGAGGCTGTTGTGGTTGGAATGAATTTATGCTGCTTTTACTGCCACCAATAAACGTCGAGCTAGGACACACCTGTGGAGCCGAGGCCAATGCGCCGGCGCGGCGAGTGTCCTGATGAGGAGGTTCCACGGAAAAAGATGAGAAAACAAATGCAGTAAACACAATTTAAAGATTCCATGTCGTCAGTAAGTTTCTGAAGCAGCACATCTGGCAccgtcttcagctcctccttttTTACCAACAGATgtaaaaggaaaggaaggaggggaaGCGAGGTGAAGGAGAAGCCCAGAAATGGGGGGAAGATTAAGGGGGCGGTGAAAGTTAATCCGCGACGCGGCCAACGAATCACAAGAGCCGGGGTCTGTTTACCAGCTGAACCCTGGAGCAGCCGAGCGGAGCGCGCATTCTGCCCCGGCTGCGCTGCGCATTCTACTCCGGCTGCGCTCCCCATGCGCTCGTTGTGCGCTCTTTGTTCCgagcaggaagagaagaaatgGAGCTCTGCCCTCCACGGGAACTCTGAGGCCGCCGGGTAAAAACTCACCCGTGCCAGGGAGGAGGAAAGTCGACGTGGACTGGAGCTCCAAGCGCAAAGcgaagagaaggaaggagaggaaacaggaaggagggacTCGTGACAATGTTTTGAAAGGGACgctgtttaaaaataataaggAAAGGCTGACCGAGTCCTCAGTCCTGCCACATACTTGATGTGACTCAAGTTATAAAAGTGGACGTTTACAGCCGGCCCAGCTGTTAAATCTTGTTTAAATGTCAGCACGTCAACAACCTGATTTCTACTCGCTCCAGCTCTCGCCACGCATCCTCCATCCTCTGAAAACTGAGCAGAAGTAGCAGAAGATCTGGACTTCATTCTATCCTGAAAGGCTTTCCTGGATCTTTCCTGCCCGATGCTGAAACGGTGAGTTTCAAGGAAGCAGATGCATCAGGCAAGTTTGTCCCGAGCGCAGCAATGAGGGAAAAGGTGATGTGGTGACACGGAGACGTCCTGTTCAGTGACATTTGAGCCTCAAGTTCTCGCTTGAAAACATGGGAAATGATACGTTTGGAGGAGAGCGGAGATGGGCTcaggctgtctgtctgttgggCTCCGCCGTAACAGCTGCTTCTGGGCTCCTGCTGACCTTTTAAACCTCTATGTGGTTGTCTCTTTGGAAATAAGTTATATTTTCCTCGGGGGCGTGTGGTAGAAATTGCATAACCGCTGCAGTCTATGCAAGTCCAAATGGTGTCGCCTGTTGTTGGcagatttttcattgtttttgttgttctctCCCTATAGGTTGTTAGTAATTCCAATCAGTACCAGTTTAATTCCAGGGGTTGACGCCCCTTTTACACTGCTGTCAGTAGGGGTTCAGACTTGTGCACTGGTGAGTCAGAATCTTAGTTGGCATTCCCTGGATTTCTTCTAGTTGTTCCTGCAAATTGGGATTTCTTAGTtttttttggggtgtttttttttcatcaaacGTGGAAGATAGGAGAGATGTCAATTCACAAACGTGCGGCAATTTGGAGTCAGTTTTCCCAGAGTGTGGTTGAGAAAATGaaggctgaaaaacaaaaccaccAAATTGTAGGTACCCGGCGGTGGAGTGTTGACTATACAGGTCATTGCCACCGTTTAGAGCACGACCCTTGACCTTAAGAAATCGCACTTTGttgtgggtcagggtcagacactCACTTAAGGTGTGACAAACGTCTGGGCACCttcaggcagaaaaacaaaaacacgtcTTTGCACCAACAGCAACGTCTGGGCCACAGCGTCATTCCTGCGGGTGCTGTAAAAGTCCACATCAAGGCGTTTTTCAGCTCTTTACAAATGAGATTTGTCCCTGAAGCCACTCTAAATGTCCTGAGGACAACAGGAGGGATTACAAGAGTTTCTGTGGAGGCTGGAGAGGCGGAGGCTCGTCTTCTGTGGCCTACAGCCGGGAGAACGACTCCACAAGACGGCAAATCAAACCAGAAAGACAAGAAGAATGACGCATTTGGATTTCTACGCACTGTAAACATTCACATTAGCATTCAATCTAGCGCAATTTCAAGCAAAAACTAGCATTGCTAATCGCAATCTTTAAATGCCATGTGTTGAACCGTCTGTGTTCCCTTTGTGTGCAATCATTAGGAACCCAGCAGGCTACATATCATGAGTCAGGGTAACAGTCTGCAGCTTTGTTTGCACGGTGCAGAAAGTTAAGTTTTAAGTGCTCATCAGAACACGAATTCCTGAGCCCTTTATCCTTTGTGCAAGGATGACGATGCTTCAAACGCTCGTTCTTTGTTGCGGAACAGTGAAGATGTGAAATGCAAAATACTAATGAAAGAATGTGATGATTCTCAGTGAACCTCATCGCAAATCTGGAATTTGAATTGATTTCTTTTGCATTTATAAAGCTTTGGGAGAGAAACGTCAGCCTTCGAGGGTGAggcctgtgtttctgtctgttgtcCAGCTCTGATGTACACGACTGTGCTTTGTCCTTCAGGTCGTCCACCTTTACTGCAACATGACATCGGAGGAGCTCTTCCACCTGCCCCTCAACGTCTACATCATCATCCTGGGCATcggcctcttcatcctcatgcTCAGCCTCTTGTTCTGCTGCTACATGTCCAGGTATGAACTCACATGTGGTCCGACACTGCCTTCTGCACGGGCTTTCCATCAACGCCCTCATTTTAAGCAATCAGAAACTGACTTCAAACATCAGTGATGAGCAAAAAGGAGGCCACAACGTCGGgtagaacaggaagaggaagaactgTTTTGAACTTTTCTTCACTCAGCGGTCGGTTTTGTCGGCTAAACCAGCAACGGAACCTCACAAGGGTCTGTAGCTGATGTAGGCCAAAGCTGCTTCAGAATGAGATCCCAGTATTCTATCTGAACGCGTGACCTCGAGCGGGTGGCTCGGCGATGATGCACGGCGATGTGCAGATGTTTACAAGAACCTGGCGCAATCTGAATTCCAGGACTGCTGATAGCATGGCGGCTGCTGAATCAGGCAGCGTGAAGAGACATGTCCATCTCTGGAAGACAGATACGGGGTTACCAGACTGTGGGAATTTCCATGACTCAAAATGACAACAAATCCGTCATTCTTTGTGCTTcgcagacacagacaacaaagAACGAGAGAGAAATACGGTTATAATGAGGTAACCATTAAATATGAAGTTTAAATGACGGGCTTTATATTACTGAGGTTACAgatatgcatgttttttttcccaatagGTCGTTTTGAAGGGAGCAGGGAAGAAGCTGAGCCTTCTCGGCGTAAGTCGACGCAGCTTTTACTGGATAATGAGATAAGCGGAATGAGGAAAATGTTCTGCGGTGGTTTAGTGATTTAATGAAGTGtttaaaatggaggaaaaataagTCATGGCTGCAGTCTAACACATTTAAGGCTGGAATGACCTCCAGTAAATCTGCAGTTTCCTGGAACatgaggtgtttttttctgaTAATTACATTTTCAGCGAACACCAATTATAGCAGGAAATGTTGCATGTTTAATCCGCATCTGGGTTCAAAGCGCGACCACATGACCGGGCCCGACTTCTGGGCTCAGAGCGGAAGAAACCCCTGGGGAcagtaaaatatatatgtatCTGCCTGTGTCTATATTTACTGCAGCATTTGACCtggcttcattttctcatttcagCAAACATGCGCGGTGTGTTTAGAAGAGTTCTGCAGCCGAGACGAGCTGGGCGTGTGTCCATGCTCACATGCCTTTCATAAGAAGTAAGTCTTCCAGAATGACAATAAGGCGTTTTGCTGCTCTGAGGAAAACGGGTCTGGTGATGTTTTGTCTTTAGAGGTAACAGCTGTAGCGTTGGCAAACACACATGGACTAACCAGTTTGAAGACCCAGAAATTCCATTTTGAGCAGAATGTGTGTTTGGTCTAGCAGCTGAAATTGTTCTGGTGGATAGGAACGATGGCAGAAGTAAGATAGCGTCCAGCATCCTGAAGAGCAGATTCTTAACTTTTGGATGTGGGAACCTGCTCTTACAGGTCTAAAATCTGCAGGTTTGTATCATGACAGTAGATGGATACTGAAATCATCAGGTGTCTGATGGAAGTAGGCACCTGCGCAACATATTAAAAGTATTTAAAGCGCTAGCAGCTTGCATAGCCCCTAGCCTGGAGCTAAACTAGCCTCTAAAATGCTTTGAGCAAATTGTCTGTTTATTGGTGACCAAATTGTCCTAAAATTACCACCTCTGCCCCTCTGCCTTTCGCAGGTGTCTTTTAAAATGGTTAGAGATCCGCAGCGTCTGTCCCATGTGCAACAAACCGATATGTCGTCTCCGATCTGAACCTCCACAAGCATCTGAACGACCACAGACTCTCCTGGAGATCTGAGAAGAGAACtcgtgtccagcagcacctcacaacaccctcacacaccagtTTAATCACACAATTCACTGTGTAACGTCCTGTGGTTTTAGTAAACAAAGTGTTTATTTACCGTTTATTTAAGGTGTTTTTCTCAGTTCAACAGTGCAGAGCCAAAGATGTTTTCTTTACTTGGTGCACTAAATTCAATGCAGTAGGTCAAGAGAAACAACACCAGGTACACCACGTCTTGCCTTAAAGCtggaaatgcagaaaaaaacaggagCAGGTCTGAAGATTTATTCTCAGCTCTCCATTTTTTCAGCATATAGATGTAGTGCACTTAGAGAAGGTTGGAATTGAGCTGTGTTAGCCCATATAACAACTTCTGGtaacttgttttgtttgttttgtatgGTCCACttccaaagaaaacacattttcatctgTCTCATATGCTATTGTAAAGGAAAGAAGCTGCCATTAAGAGTTAGTCTCAAAAAGGCAAAATGAAGCCAAGCTACAGTCAGTGGTACCAATCCCAGAAAGGTCCTTAAAAATATTGCCAAAGGTGAACTATATAAACTGTACAACATAAGTCAAAGTATGTCGCTATGGCAACTCATATCATCAATACAGCGAATCATGAAGAAATCCGCTGGTGTGCGTTGATCGCCCCCTGTTGGACCATACAAAAAAACCCTAGATCCGGAAAAGTCGTCTtcatgttttcaaaataaacgtCTCATTCATATCATGTTTGGAACTTTCGAAAATTACACGTCCTTTTGTGTTAATTTTATGTTATACAGTTGATATGATTCCAGTTCAtgattttaacattttgatTCATGCAAATGAAGACGGACAGAAAATTGCATGGAATAACTTGTAGTTTCTTGCTTTGTCTCATCGGACTGTTGGACTTCTCGGGACCAAAgtctgttgtatttttttttttaaatttcagtttATTCTATTATGTTAGATGGAACTTTGACGAAAGGTATGCACCAGATGTGGGTTTAGGATGGCTGTATAAAATAAAGCGTCGAGGAAGCGTAACGCTTCGAGTAGaacgttttattttgaaggtccCGGACCGGAAATGTATGTTGTTGTTATAGCACGAGCACGGCGCGAGCGATGGAAATGAAGTGGACCGGTGTCGAAGTGTGAAAGTTTCAAACGAGTTCTTGTTATGTCCCCTTACGTATTTTTGTAAAAGTATCAAAAGGCATTCTTGTGCATGTCCCGTAAAATTGTCGTTTAAGCTGCAAACCAACACACACCCgattcctgttttatttttataaaagtAACTAAGCTGGTATTAGCCTGTTAGCTAAGCTCGGCTACGTCAGCGCAAGTCCACCTGTTAAGGTGCAAAAGAGTTTTGAGGCGATTAAAGAGTCTGTTTGAGGCCAACACTCTGTCGCAGAATGTCAATTGTTCCAGAAAAACGCAAGAGTCAACAAAGGTCGACAAGTTTATCCGACTGCGACTCGGACGATGAGGTGGGTTTTCGTTTATTTCTCACATGGACGCTAAAGTTGACCTCTTAAGGGAAAAGTTTAGAGTTAGATTTCAAGTGCCACAAATAAAAGACAATTTGAAATGAAGCACGTCGGTGTTTTTACCAAATCCAGCCTAATCTTGCACCAAACTGATGAAAGATTTGACAGAAAACGCTGATCTTCGAGGGTCATATGACGTCATCTCTAACAGTTTGTGCAAGTGTATGTATAGTTACATTTGCAAGAAACATACGTCAATATTTACATGCATGCATATTCCTTTCTTATGCTTCACATTTGgcactgatttgatttgaagaattGGTAAAAATATTAATGCACATCCATGATTAAAATCCTTTCAAACCTACCTGGATCATAGCAtcatgttgccttttttttttgaagaaaaaacTTTGTAAAGTGAAACCTGCACAACTCTTTCCTCTGACTACACTCTGCCTTCTGCAGCCGAAGATCCCCCTCAATCAGTTCTATCCCTACATTCGTTGTGGTCTTTGCTGTGGCTTCCTCATCGATGCCTCCACCATCACAGAATGCCTACACACATGTGAGTAATGAAAGATGTCTGTTAGGACAATTATCTGGCTCGTCCAGCTGCCTTCCCGCTAAAAGTGCCTAATGAGCTCCTGGAATTGTGTTGATCTCTCTGCCAGTTTGTAAAAGCTGCATCGTGAAGCACTTTTTCTACAGCAACAGATGCCCTACGTGCAGCATCGTGGTCCACGAGACACAACCCCTTTACAACATCAGgtatgttttgttttctgatcTACATCATCCTCCCTGTTTGTTCTGTGCAGCCACATCGACAGGTTAATTCctacaaaagcagaaaaacacgaTACACACTTAAAGCAATTGAAGGTGTTTACTCGCGGCGGCACAGATTAAGGCCATTTGTCAGGCTCCTCGGCACCTTTCTGAATCCAAACCCTGGCACGATTTTCTTCAAGCGTAAATCCCGAAATCGCGAAGCACGGGTGTGTTGAGTTGACGTGAagtcaatgttttttttccccctgcaggcCAGATCGGCAGCTCCAAGATATTGTTTACAAAATGGTCCCCTTCCTTGAAGAATGTGAGCGTTCCGATGCAGTTCACACACATTACATATAAGTTCATGAAAACTTGTCATCTGATAATTTCTTTTGTCCGGTGCAGTTGAACGAGAACAAATGAGGAACTTTTATAAATCAAGAGGATTGGAGGTACCAAACCCAGGTAAACCAGTTCATCCTTGAAGATCTTCTTTTGGgggaagaaaaatacaaaactaGCATCCTGTTTTAATTGATGTGAGGTTTGTATGGAACATTTGCATGTAATAAGAATTCCAGAGATGTTTGACAGGGTTTAAGATCCTGTTCTTCCTCTGCAGAGATGTGTTGTTGCAGGACAAACCAGTTCAGTCTGTTTAGGAAAAGGAAAACTCACCAACTCCAACTGTCTTTTCCTCTCGTTGAGGTCAGGGCCAAATATGAAAAGTCAATAACAGGTcgccttccttctcctcttcgtGATTTGCAGTGATTTCCTCCCCGAGTCCTGTCGTGTCcaaaaagcagaggaaggaaCCTCTCCCCCAGTCGATATTCACCATCCCTCCCGAACTGaatgtgtctctgctgcttgAATTTGCCGGGTAAGAGTCCGAACGGGCCGGTTCTCTGTGTAAATATACTGAGCATGATGTGTTTTCGCCCCAGGCGGGACCATTTTACACACACTCGGCACAATGACAGGCGTTATATTAGTTATTGTTGGCCACATTATTCACTTCTGTGCTTTTCATTCAGGGCTGAACACGGCATCAACAACTACAAGGTACAATTTTTCGGTTGTAACTGTTTCATTAATGACTACTGTACACTCTCCACATTTAACTTTTCCTCTTAAGCCATTAGAGAGGCCGTATCTACGTGTGTCTGGCGAGGCCACCGTCCGCCACGTGGCGCTCTTCatcaggaggaagatggagctTAGCTCCACCTGCCAGGTGAGTGCGGCGACTGACGCCGCAGGCCAGAAGGGTCCCGATTCAGGACAGCATAATAATTTTGAGCGTGAGGATGCTGGCGTTAGATTCCTGTGACCCGGACCCCTCCCGAGAATAGAAAGGCAGGGGAGATTTTCAGACACGCCACCTACACCTGTGCGGCAGTGAAGCCAACTGCTCAGGTCAAACCTCAGCAGGTACCAGACTCTACTGCAGGACTCTCCTAATCTGATTACTCCAGAATAATGAGCGGCGTGGTGCCACAGCTCTGTCTGGGAGGTGCAGACATGTCGGAAGGGAAGATTACAAATACGAGCCGCCGGAGACAGACGTGTCCTCCAAGCACAGACCAACAGCCGAACTTTGTGCTTTCAGCCTTCAGCTTGGGTTAGGATCAGCAGCTTATGTGTGTGACTAAACCTGGAgtggacagagagacaaactGACCTTATCACCAATTTTTATAGATGAAGGCTTCACAGCACTAGGCGGCTCTGAGGGCTGCCCTCATGCTAGACATTCACCATTTCTCCACGCTTTTGGGGGTTTCTGTTCTACCACCTGACCGTGCGTCTCCGTCTGGTCTCCAGGTGGACATGGCCTGTGGAGAGCACCTCCTGGATCACTGCCAGTCTCTCAAAGACATAAAGAAAATTGCGGGGAAAGAGGCGTATCAGGTGAGCAGCACGGAATGCTTTCACACCAAAGGGCTGTTTTACCACCCGGAGGAGTCTTGATTCTTTCCTTCTGTCCGTGCCGCTGCAGGACGGACTGCTGGTGCTGCACTTCGCCCTGGTCCTGCCCTCCGAGACATGAGCGGCGGCCGCTCAGATTCAAAGGGGAATTTGTCTTTTCACACTGGAGCTTCCCAACTTCACTTTTCATAACTGGACACAGCTGAAACATTGAGGAATGAGTTATATCTGATTCATTTTTGATCGTTATTTTATTCTGTCCCAACTGTGATTTTAGGGAGTTTAAAGTTCTTCCAAATGTGTGTTCTACTGAGCtacatctgtcttttttttctttttttacatgtttaatttaaccgttttatttttttttgtgcctACTGACTATGAATGTATATGTCCTTGATCAAAAACCAGcaaaattatttaaaatgtgatttgtaTATGTTTGAtaagtttgtttaaaaaaagtgctttccaactttgttggttttttaataaaagtttCCTGCTACATCtgtatttcttttgtttgtttttttaatgcattacaTGCTATTTTCTCAGAGTTGCTGTATAAATCCAAATATTTCTCAGTTTTTTTGATGGGATCGTGTTATAATGGAAACTCTTGTTGCAAACTTGACTCTAAAAGGACGAGGAAGGCAGTTTGATTTCAACTTTTATTGGGTGCAGGTGAAATGGCAGTTACCATGGAGACTGCAGTCAGGTGAAGCGACTACCGTTTGATTCATAGACTCTTCACAGCTAATAAAAAAGAGCTACACGTTTAAGCACTGTTGTACAGCGCGTGTCTTTCTACTAAAGTGCTAGAATTAATTAATGGTAGCGGCAAACGGTTTAAAAGAGGAGATTTAGGGGGTTTCGATGTTTTCCAGGAGCTCAAACTGTGATGGTTGATTGTTACAGCCTTGGTTGGTGTCTGTGCTCGTCTATCCTGCTGACGTTGCTGCCTCGGTTCAGTTGGAGTTGATGTCCGCTTCATCCTTGTCCTCGCCGCTCTCCTTCAAGCTCTCTTTGGTGGCACCGTCTTTCTCCCTCTGGCTGCTCCTGGACGGCCCGGCTGAGGCTCGGGGGGGCTGGTAGGCGTAGCTGGCTGTGCCGAATGACATCCCCGAGTTGAAGTGGGTCTCTTCCCCCTCCAGGAGTTTCCTGCAGGCGTCCAAAGAAAGGTCAGGAAGGAAGGCCGCTGAAATGAGCGAGGGGGGAGTTTAGCTTGGCACCTGTAGGCGGCGATCTCGATGTCCAGGGCCATCTTGACGTTGAGCAGGTCCTGGTACTCTCTCAGGTGCTGCGCCATCTCGCCCTTCATGCTCCGCAGTTCGGCGTCCAGCTGGCTGATGGTGTCCTGCAGGAAGCAGGTTTTAGGACAAAGGCATGAAGATAGACCATATTTCATCTGTCTCAGAGGGCGCCGTCCTCTCGGCCACGAGGTGTGATTCTATCCTTTACTTAACCTTTGGGGCTTAACTTGACTTTCCCTAAAAAGCCAATGAAAGCCTTCCTGGGTCTGATTTAGCAACTCACTGCTTAATCTGATAAACATGCAAGGAGCAATTTGCTCAGAGCTGTTTCAGTCCCACAGAGGCTTAATCTAAAGGACTCAGGCCGACTGAAGGTCACGTTTGCTCTAATGTGAAGAACGTGGTGGATTTTGGTAAAGCCAGAAACAAGTGTGGCACAAGAGTTTTGCTCTGGGAGACATCAGCATGAATTAACATTGTCAAcagtggatgatgatggagagaaGAACAAACTTCCCACTTCTCCTgcacaataatcaataatcgaACCGCTCACCTGCAGGGTTGTGACTTCAGCATTGTGGGCATCTTCCATCTCTGAGATCTGCCTCTCCAGAGACTCGTTGGCCCCCCTCAGGGTCTCTATCTCGATGGTCTTGGACTGTAGCTGC
It includes:
- the pcgf6 gene encoding polycomb group RING finger protein 6 produces the protein MSIVPEKRKSQQRSTSLSDCDSDDEPKIPLNQFYPYIRCGLCCGFLIDASTITECLHTFCKSCIVKHFFYSNRCPTCSIVVHETQPLYNIRPDRQLQDIVYKMVPFLEEFEREQMRNFYKSRGLEVPNPVISSPSPVVSKKQRKEPLPQSIFTIPPELNVSLLLEFAGAEHGINNYKPLERPYLRVSGEATVRHVALFIRRKMELSSTCQVDMACGEHLLDHCQSLKDIKKIAGKEAYQDGLLVLHFALVLPSET